A stretch of the Agrobacterium fabrum str. C58 genome encodes the following:
- a CDS encoding zinc-dependent alcohol dehydrogenase family protein has translation MKAMSLKSFGGPEAFDLVEVPKPLPKAGQVLVRVHATSINPLDYQVRRGDYRDLVPLPAITGHDVSGVVEATGPGVTMFAPGDEVWYTPQIFDGPGSYAEYHVANENIIGRKPSSLTHLEAASLSLVGGTAWEALVSRAALRVGESILIHGGAGGVGHVAIQVAKAIGAKVYTTVREENFEFARSVGADVVIDYRKEDYVAAIMRETEGLGVDVVFDTLGGETLSHSPKVLAQFGRVVSIVDIARPQNLIEAWGRNASYHFVFTRQNQGKLNELNVLVERGQLRPHVGAVYSLADLPLAHALLEKPNNGLRGKIAIAIDPQAETKVQS, from the coding sequence ATGAAAGCGATGTCACTCAAATCCTTTGGCGGCCCAGAAGCCTTTGATCTTGTCGAAGTTCCAAAGCCTCTTCCGAAGGCGGGGCAGGTTTTGGTACGGGTCCATGCCACATCGATCAATCCCCTCGACTACCAAGTTCGGCGAGGCGATTATCGCGACCTGGTGCCGTTGCCGGCAATTACCGGCCATGACGTATCGGGCGTTGTCGAAGCTACCGGTCCGGGGGTAACAATGTTCGCTCCAGGAGACGAGGTCTGGTACACGCCACAGATCTTCGACGGGCCAGGCAGTTATGCCGAATACCACGTTGCGAACGAAAATATCATCGGACGCAAACCCAGCTCGCTGACCCATCTTGAGGCTGCGAGCCTTAGCCTGGTTGGAGGAACCGCCTGGGAAGCGCTTGTCTCGCGTGCTGCCCTGAGGGTTGGTGAAAGCATATTGATCCATGGCGGCGCTGGAGGGGTAGGGCACGTCGCTATCCAAGTTGCGAAAGCCATCGGAGCAAAGGTCTACACGACCGTCCGTGAAGAAAACTTCGAGTTTGCGCGAAGTGTCGGAGCTGACGTCGTCATTGATTACAGAAAAGAGGATTATGTCGCCGCCATCATGCGGGAGACTGAAGGCCTCGGAGTAGACGTCGTGTTCGACACTCTCGGCGGCGAAACATTGTCCCACAGCCCGAAGGTGCTTGCACAATTCGGTCGTGTCGTCTCGATCGTGGACATCGCCCGGCCGCAAAATCTCATTGAGGCATGGGGCAGGAACGCGAGTTACCACTTCGTCTTCACAAGGCAGAACCAAGGCAAGCTCAACGAGCTGAACGTTTTGGTGGAACGTGGTCAGCTGAGGCCGCACGTGGGCGCCGTCTATTCGCTCGCCGACCTTCCGCTTGCCCATGCGCTGCTCGAGAAACCAAACAACGGTTTGCGCGGTAAGATCGCGATTGCCATTGACCCGCAGGCTGAGACAAAGGTGCAATCATGA
- a CDS encoding antibiotic biosynthesis monooxygenase family protein, whose product MIYEIAMLPVQKDKISEFRQAFGDVVPLLKRARGYRGHVLAQGVETPEVFNLIVRWRSLNDHTPGFEASEDHEQFMEGIQDYFSGEPTVYHLEGDNSGWSDYRHGKSGAA is encoded by the coding sequence ATGATTTATGAGATCGCTATGCTGCCGGTCCAAAAGGACAAGATCAGCGAGTTCAGACAAGCGTTCGGAGACGTTGTTCCTCTGCTCAAGCGTGCGCGGGGTTACCGCGGTCACGTTCTCGCCCAAGGGGTCGAAACGCCGGAGGTATTCAATCTGATCGTGCGATGGCGGTCGCTTAACGATCATACTCCGGGTTTCGAAGCGAGCGAAGACCATGAGCAGTTCATGGAAGGCATACAGGACTACTTCTCGGGGGAACCGACGGTCTATCATCTCGAGGGCGACAACAGCGGCTGGAGTGACTATCGTCATGGGAAAAGCGGCGCGGCTTAG